From Oncorhynchus tshawytscha isolate Ot180627B linkage group LG11, Otsh_v2.0, whole genome shotgun sequence, the proteins below share one genomic window:
- the LOC112262093 gene encoding MAPK/MAK/MRK overlapping kinase isoform X4, producing MDNYKIINKIGEGTFSEVVKAQSLKDGKYYACKTMKQSLSSLEQANNLREVQAMKRLNPHPNIIQLHELIFDKESGTLSLICELMEMNIYEFIRGRQQPLPESKIRHYMYQLCKSLDHMHSNGIFHRDVKPENILIKHDVLKLGDFGSCRSLHSKPPHTEYISTRWYRAPECLLTDGYYSHKMDMWSVGCVFYEIISLSPLFPGSNELDQVTKIHDVLGTPDNSLLQKFPQSRAMRFDFPLRKGSGISQLIPNCSAPSLSLLYQMLTYDPEERIGARAALQHIFFRELRLAERRADSLRRAIVTVEGGESSGTPNSVDHLRRMARQGRRQHNIKHVAEPLIRRNAPHVELPKLNVVVPAPQITYPVSTVPVLTITHRGSLPAITSKKCHSRLAKPRDESHCSAFKTYYMPPLDRKPGGY from the exons ATGGATA ATTACAAGATAATCAACAAAATTGGAGAAGGGACATTTTCAGAAGTGGTGAAGGCTCAAAGCCTGAAAGATGGGAAATATTATGCGTGTAAAACGATGAAGCAGTCACTCAGCAG CCTGGAACAGGCCAACAACCTGCGAGAAGTCCAGGCCATGAAAAGACTAAACCCTCACCCAAACATCATTCAGCTGCATGAATTGATATT TGACAAAGAGTCAGGGACTCTGTCCTTGATATGTGAGCTGATGGAGATGAACATCTATGAGTTCATACGAG GGAGGCAGCAACCTTTGCCAGAAAGTAAAATCAGACACTACATGTACCAACTTTGCAAGTCACTCGATCATATGCATAG CAACGGGATCTTTCACCGGGACGTTAAGCCAGAGAACATTCTAATCAAA CACGACGTGCTCAAACTTGGAGACTTTGGCTCGTGCAGGAGTTTGCACTCCAAACCTCCCCACACAGAGTACATCTCCACCCGCTGGTACAGAGCCCCAGAGTGCCTCCTCACAGACGGCTATTACTCACACAAGATGGACATGTGGAGTGTAGGATGTGTTTTCTACGAGATCATCAG TCTCAGCCCTCTGTTTCCGGGAAGCAATGAGTTGGATCAGGTGACCAAGATCCACGATGTTTTGGGTACACCTGACAACAGTCTCCTTCAAAAATTCCCTCA GTCTAGGGCGATGCGTTTTGACTTCCCTCTGCGGAAAGGCAGTGGAATATCTCAGCTCATCCCAAACTGTTCAGCACCCAGTCTGTCGTTGCTCTACCAGATGCTGACCTACGACCCAGAGGAGCGCATTGGCGCAAGAGCGGCGCTACAGCACATCTTTTTTAGAGAGCTACG GCTGGCGGAGAGGAGAGCTGATAGTTTGCGCAGGGCCATTGTGactgtagagggaggagagagcagtgggACCCCCAACTCTGTGGATCACCTGCGGCGCATGGCCAGACAGGGCAGGAGGCAG CACAACATAAAGCACGTTGCCGAGCCTCTGATCAGACGCAACGCCCCACATGTGGAATTACCAAAGCTCAATGTGGTAGTGCCTGCACCCCAGATTACCTACCCTGTTAGCACAGTGCCAGTTCTCACCATCACTCACCGTGGGTCCCTCCCAGCCATCACATCAAAAAAGTGCCACTCCCGGTTGGCTAAG CCAAGGGATGAATCCCACTGCTCTG
- the LOC112262093 gene encoding MAPK/MAK/MRK overlapping kinase isoform X1, whose translation MDYKIINKIGEGTFSEVVKAQSLKDGKYYACKTMKQSLSSLEQANNLREVQAMKRLNPHPNIIQLHELIFDKESGTLSLICELMEMNIYEFIRGRQQPLPESKIRHYMYQLCKSLDHMHSNGIFHRDVKPENILIKHDVLKLGDFGSCRSLHSKPPHTEYISTRWYRAPECLLTDGYYSHKMDMWSVGCVFYEIISLSPLFPGSNELDQVTKIHDVLGTPDNSLLQKFPQSRAMRFDFPLRKGSGISQLIPNCSAPSLSLLYQMLTYDPEERIGARAALQHIFFRELRLAERRADSLRRAIVTVEGGESSGTPNSVDHLRRMARQGRRQHNIKHVAEPLIRRNAPHVELPKLNVVVPAPQITYPVSTVPVLTITHRGSLPAITSKKCHSRLAKPRDESHCSAFKTYYMPPLDRKPGGY comes from the exons ATGG ATTACAAGATAATCAACAAAATTGGAGAAGGGACATTTTCAGAAGTGGTGAAGGCTCAAAGCCTGAAAGATGGGAAATATTATGCGTGTAAAACGATGAAGCAGTCACTCAGCAG CCTGGAACAGGCCAACAACCTGCGAGAAGTCCAGGCCATGAAAAGACTAAACCCTCACCCAAACATCATTCAGCTGCATGAATTGATATT TGACAAAGAGTCAGGGACTCTGTCCTTGATATGTGAGCTGATGGAGATGAACATCTATGAGTTCATACGAG GGAGGCAGCAACCTTTGCCAGAAAGTAAAATCAGACACTACATGTACCAACTTTGCAAGTCACTCGATCATATGCATAG CAACGGGATCTTTCACCGGGACGTTAAGCCAGAGAACATTCTAATCAAA CACGACGTGCTCAAACTTGGAGACTTTGGCTCGTGCAGGAGTTTGCACTCCAAACCTCCCCACACAGAGTACATCTCCACCCGCTGGTACAGAGCCCCAGAGTGCCTCCTCACAGACGGCTATTACTCACACAAGATGGACATGTGGAGTGTAGGATGTGTTTTCTACGAGATCATCAG TCTCAGCCCTCTGTTTCCGGGAAGCAATGAGTTGGATCAGGTGACCAAGATCCACGATGTTTTGGGTACACCTGACAACAGTCTCCTTCAAAAATTCCCTCA GTCTAGGGCGATGCGTTTTGACTTCCCTCTGCGGAAAGGCAGTGGAATATCTCAGCTCATCCCAAACTGTTCAGCACCCAGTCTGTCGTTGCTCTACCAGATGCTGACCTACGACCCAGAGGAGCGCATTGGCGCAAGAGCGGCGCTACAGCACATCTTTTTTAGAGAGCTACG GCTGGCGGAGAGGAGAGCTGATAGTTTGCGCAGGGCCATTGTGactgtagagggaggagagagcagtgggACCCCCAACTCTGTGGATCACCTGCGGCGCATGGCCAGACAGGGCAGGAGGCAG CACAACATAAAGCACGTTGCCGAGCCTCTGATCAGACGCAACGCCCCACATGTGGAATTACCAAAGCTCAATGTGGTAGTGCCTGCACCCCAGATTACCTACCCTGTTAGCACAGTGCCAGTTCTCACCATCACTCACCGTGGGTCCCTCCCAGCCATCACATCAAAAAAGTGCCACTCCCGGTTGGCTAAG CCAAGGGATGAATCCCACTGCTCTG
- the LOC112262093 gene encoding MAPK/MAK/MRK overlapping kinase isoform X3 — protein sequence MDYKIINKIGEGTFSEVVKAQSLKDGKYYACKTMKQSLSSDKESGTLSLICELMEMNIYEFIRGRQQPLPESKIRHYMYQLCKSLDHMHSNGIFHRDVKPENILIKHDVLKLGDFGSCRSLHSKPPHTEYISTRWYRAPECLLTDGYYSHKMDMWSVGCVFYEIISLSPLFPGSNELDQVTKIHDVLGTPDNSLLQKFPQSRAMRFDFPLRKGSGISQLIPNCSAPSLSLLYQMLTYDPEERIGARAALQHIFFRELRLAERRADSLRRAIVTVEGGESSGTPNSVDHLRRMARQGRRQHNIKHVAEPLIRRNAPHVELPKLNVVVPAPQITYPVSTVPVLTITHRGSLPAITSKKCHSRLAKPRDESHCSAFKTYYMPPLDRKPGGY from the exons ATGG ATTACAAGATAATCAACAAAATTGGAGAAGGGACATTTTCAGAAGTGGTGAAGGCTCAAAGCCTGAAAGATGGGAAATATTATGCGTGTAAAACGATGAAGCAGTCACTCAGCAG TGACAAAGAGTCAGGGACTCTGTCCTTGATATGTGAGCTGATGGAGATGAACATCTATGAGTTCATACGAG GGAGGCAGCAACCTTTGCCAGAAAGTAAAATCAGACACTACATGTACCAACTTTGCAAGTCACTCGATCATATGCATAG CAACGGGATCTTTCACCGGGACGTTAAGCCAGAGAACATTCTAATCAAA CACGACGTGCTCAAACTTGGAGACTTTGGCTCGTGCAGGAGTTTGCACTCCAAACCTCCCCACACAGAGTACATCTCCACCCGCTGGTACAGAGCCCCAGAGTGCCTCCTCACAGACGGCTATTACTCACACAAGATGGACATGTGGAGTGTAGGATGTGTTTTCTACGAGATCATCAG TCTCAGCCCTCTGTTTCCGGGAAGCAATGAGTTGGATCAGGTGACCAAGATCCACGATGTTTTGGGTACACCTGACAACAGTCTCCTTCAAAAATTCCCTCA GTCTAGGGCGATGCGTTTTGACTTCCCTCTGCGGAAAGGCAGTGGAATATCTCAGCTCATCCCAAACTGTTCAGCACCCAGTCTGTCGTTGCTCTACCAGATGCTGACCTACGACCCAGAGGAGCGCATTGGCGCAAGAGCGGCGCTACAGCACATCTTTTTTAGAGAGCTACG GCTGGCGGAGAGGAGAGCTGATAGTTTGCGCAGGGCCATTGTGactgtagagggaggagagagcagtgggACCCCCAACTCTGTGGATCACCTGCGGCGCATGGCCAGACAGGGCAGGAGGCAG CACAACATAAAGCACGTTGCCGAGCCTCTGATCAGACGCAACGCCCCACATGTGGAATTACCAAAGCTCAATGTGGTAGTGCCTGCACCCCAGATTACCTACCCTGTTAGCACAGTGCCAGTTCTCACCATCACTCACCGTGGGTCCCTCCCAGCCATCACATCAAAAAAGTGCCACTCCCGGTTGGCTAAG CCAAGGGATGAATCCCACTGCTCTG
- the LOC112262093 gene encoding MAPK/MAK/MRK overlapping kinase isoform X2, whose amino-acid sequence MPARDPHPASSPAGSYYKIINKIGEGTFSEVVKAQSLKDGKYYACKTMKQSLSSLEQANNLREVQAMKRLNPHPNIIQLHELIFDKESGTLSLICELMEMNIYEFIRGRQQPLPESKIRHYMYQLCKSLDHMHSNGIFHRDVKPENILIKHDVLKLGDFGSCRSLHSKPPHTEYISTRWYRAPECLLTDGYYSHKMDMWSVGCVFYEIISLSPLFPGSNELDQVTKIHDVLGTPDNSLLQKFPQSRAMRFDFPLRKGSGISQLIPNCSAPSLSLLYQMLTYDPEERIGARAALQHIFFRELRLAERRADSLRRAIVTVEGGESSGTPNSVDHLRRMARQGRRQHNIKHVAEPLIRRNAPHVELPKLNVVVPAPQITYPVSTVPVLTITHRGSLPAITSKKCHSRLAKPRDESHCSAFKTYYMPPLDRKPGGY is encoded by the exons ATGCCAGCCCGGgatccacatccggcttcttcacctgcgggatcat ATTACAAGATAATCAACAAAATTGGAGAAGGGACATTTTCAGAAGTGGTGAAGGCTCAAAGCCTGAAAGATGGGAAATATTATGCGTGTAAAACGATGAAGCAGTCACTCAGCAG CCTGGAACAGGCCAACAACCTGCGAGAAGTCCAGGCCATGAAAAGACTAAACCCTCACCCAAACATCATTCAGCTGCATGAATTGATATT TGACAAAGAGTCAGGGACTCTGTCCTTGATATGTGAGCTGATGGAGATGAACATCTATGAGTTCATACGAG GGAGGCAGCAACCTTTGCCAGAAAGTAAAATCAGACACTACATGTACCAACTTTGCAAGTCACTCGATCATATGCATAG CAACGGGATCTTTCACCGGGACGTTAAGCCAGAGAACATTCTAATCAAA CACGACGTGCTCAAACTTGGAGACTTTGGCTCGTGCAGGAGTTTGCACTCCAAACCTCCCCACACAGAGTACATCTCCACCCGCTGGTACAGAGCCCCAGAGTGCCTCCTCACAGACGGCTATTACTCACACAAGATGGACATGTGGAGTGTAGGATGTGTTTTCTACGAGATCATCAG TCTCAGCCCTCTGTTTCCGGGAAGCAATGAGTTGGATCAGGTGACCAAGATCCACGATGTTTTGGGTACACCTGACAACAGTCTCCTTCAAAAATTCCCTCA GTCTAGGGCGATGCGTTTTGACTTCCCTCTGCGGAAAGGCAGTGGAATATCTCAGCTCATCCCAAACTGTTCAGCACCCAGTCTGTCGTTGCTCTACCAGATGCTGACCTACGACCCAGAGGAGCGCATTGGCGCAAGAGCGGCGCTACAGCACATCTTTTTTAGAGAGCTACG GCTGGCGGAGAGGAGAGCTGATAGTTTGCGCAGGGCCATTGTGactgtagagggaggagagagcagtgggACCCCCAACTCTGTGGATCACCTGCGGCGCATGGCCAGACAGGGCAGGAGGCAG CACAACATAAAGCACGTTGCCGAGCCTCTGATCAGACGCAACGCCCCACATGTGGAATTACCAAAGCTCAATGTGGTAGTGCCTGCACCCCAGATTACCTACCCTGTTAGCACAGTGCCAGTTCTCACCATCACTCACCGTGGGTCCCTCCCAGCCATCACATCAAAAAAGTGCCACTCCCGGTTGGCTAAG CCAAGGGATGAATCCCACTGCTCTG